Within the Gammaproteobacteria bacterium genome, the region GCGACCATAAATATCCTGTGCGAAATCTAACAGGTGTATCTCCAACAGGGCACGCGTACCGTCCACCGTGGGCCGCGTGCCGACATTCGCCACGCCGGGGAGAGGTTCCGCATCGAGTCCAAACATCTCCACCGCGAACACGCCTTGCACTGGCGATGCCTTGCGATGCAGATAAATATTGGCGGTGGGGAAACCGATGGTCCGTCCCCGCTGGTCACCATGCGCCACACGCCCGCACATGCGATAAGGCCGCCCGAGCAGTTTCCCGGCGGTATTCAGGTCGCCATGGGCCAACGCCTCGCGGATACGTGTGCTGCTGACGCGCGCGCCATCAATGCTGAAGGTATGCCGGTTCACCACTTGGAAACCGTACCGCGCACCCGCTTCCTTGAGCATGGCAAAATCACCCTGGCGCTGGTGGCCGAAACGGAAATCATCACCCACCACGAGATAACGCACTCCCAGCCCTTCCACCAGAATACGGCGGATAAAATCCTGTGCGTTTGTTTCAGAGAGTGTGCGGTTAAATGGCAGGCACAGCACACGATCAACTGAAAAGCGACGCAACGCCTGGATCTTTTCCCTGAATCGCGTCAGGCGTGGCGGCACCGCGCTTTGCGCAAAAAACTCCTGTGGATACGGCTCGAAGGTGATCACCACCGAGGGCAGATCCAGCTCCGCCGCCTTTTCCGCCAGTTGCCCCAAAACCGCTTGGTGCCCCAGATGCACACCGTCAAAATTACCAATCGTCGCCACACAACCGCGATGACGGGGGCGAAGATTGCAAAGGCCGCGGATTAATTCCATGAATTTAAAATGTCTACTTTAGCCACGGAAAACATAGCGGCAGGGTTTCAGATTATACACGCTTGACACCCTCACTTGGCCTTCTGGCGAAAGTGATGGTAGCGCACGCCTGTCACCCACAAACAGGCAAAATAGGCCGCTGCGCCTGCACTCACCAAAAGCAAAAGATACATGATACGTTGCGAGCCGCTCCAGGCCATCCACACTGACCAATCCGCCGCGCCCCACCACAACAAGGCAGCCATTGCGGCGTTGGCAAATCCTACTTGCAGCATCAATCGCCACCACCCCGGTTCGGGCCGGTAGACTCCTTCGCGCCGCAATGCGCGGTACAGCAGCCACGCATTCAGATAGGCGGCCAGCGTCGAGGACAATGCAAGCCCCGCGTGAGCCAGCGGCAATACAAGCACCGCCTTGAATGCCAAACCGAGACCCAGTGCGATCAGGCCGATGCGCACCGGGGTGCGGGTGTCCTGCCGCGCGAAGAAGCCCGGCGCCAGCACCTTGATGAGCATAAAGGCGAGCACGCCCAGACCATACCCCATCAGACTACGCGAGGACATCTCCACGTCATGCGCACTATACTTGCCATATTGGAACAGCGAGATAAGCAAGGGTCCCGCCAACACCAGCAAGCCGACCATTGCTGGTGTGCCGACTAGCATCACCCACCGCAACCCCCAATCCATGGTGTGCGAGAACCCCTCGCTTGACGCCTGCGCATGTTTAAGCGATAGGCTGGGCAGGATTACAGTGGCCAGCGCAACGCCGAACACCCCCAGCGGAAACTCCACCAGGCGATCCGAGTAGTAGAGCCACGACACGCTGCCTGTCACTAAAAATGAGGCAATGACTGTATCAATCAGCAAGCTGACCTGCGCCACCGACGAGCCAAACAGGCTGGGCAGCATCAGCGTGAGGACGCGCTGCACCCCTTCCTGCTTCCATGCCCAGCGCGGGCGTGGCAGCAGGCGCAGGCGATACAAAAAGGGCAACTGAAACAACAACTGCACGATGCCGGCAATGAACACGCCCCACGCCAGCGCCACTATCGGCTCATCCATAAGCGGCGCGAGCCAAAGCGCGGTGCCGATCATCGCCAGGTTCAAAAAAACCGGTGTCAGGGCCGGCACGACAAAACGTCCGTAGCTGTTGAGTATGCCCCCGGCAAACGCGGTCAACGAGATGAACAATATATAGGGAAAGGTGATGCGCAACATCTCCACCGTCAGATCATACTTGTGCGGTTCGTCCAGAAAACCCGGCGCAAAGATCATGATCAGCAGCGGCGCAGCAATGATGCCGGCGAGCGTAATCAGAAACAGCAATGCCCCCAGCGTACCCGCCACATCATCGGCCAGTTTTTTCACCTCGTCGTGGCTACGCTGGGTTTTGTATTCGGACAGCACGGGCACAAAGGCCTGAGAGAACGACCCTTCCGCAAACAGACGGCGCAAAAAGTTAGGGATACGGAACGCCACAAAAAAGGCATCCGCACCCGCACCCGCACCGAACACCCGCGCAATCACCATATCGCGCACAAAACCCAGCACGCGCGAGACCATGGTCATTGCGCTGACCGTGGCGGTGGATCTCAATAAACCCATAACAATATTCTCAAAGGCGGGGGATACGCGGAGGAATCAATAGCATCTATCTTACTATGCGCATGCCGGAATTGACAAAAGATGGGAAAACCAGCATAGTAACAGACTTAACGAATTTACCGGATTTCAGGAGTCCACAACCTTGGCCAACACTGCACAAGCTAAAAAACGCGCCCGTCAGGCGGAAGTACATCGTCAACACAACACCAGCATGCGCTCCAGCGTACGCTCCGCGATCAAGAAGGTGGTAAACACCATCGAGTCGGGTGACAAGACCCAGGCGCAAAGCGCCTATGCCAGCGCCACCCCGCTCATCGACCGCATGGCGCGCAAGGGCATCATGAGCAAGAACAAGGCCGCCCGCCACAAAAGCCGCTTGAACCAGCATATCCGGGCGCTACAGGCTTAATTTCTGCCTGGGGCAACTCTCTCCGAGTTGCCCCACCCCTCAATCCTGATGTTGTTGCCAGCCGGGGATCACATCTCCCGAGCTAAACAATTACGTCAACACCAAATTATCTCTATGCATTAGCTCCGGCTCGTCCACGTAACCCAGCAATCCCTCAATTTTATCGCTCGGCTGGCGCATGATTTTACGTGTATCCTCGGCGCTGTAATTCACTAGGCCACGGGCCACTTCTGTGCCGTCTTCACCCACACAAGCCACTACGTCACCGCGCCCGAAACTGCCTTCCACAGCAACTACCCCGACAGGAAGCAGACTGCGTCCAGCCTCACGCAACACACGCACCGCGCCCGCATCCAGCACCAATCGTCCCCGAACCTGCAATTGTCCAGCCAGCCACTGCTTGCGTGCCGCCAGCGCCTCCTGGCCGGGCAACAGCAAAGTGCCGACCTTTTCTCCTTCAGCAATGCGCTGCAAGATGTTGGCCTCGCGCCCGTAGGCGATGACCGTAGCAGCGCCGGAGCGCGCGGCGCGGGCGGCGGCGCGCACCTTGGTGAGCATGCCGCCGCGTCCCAGGCTGCCCACGCCACCGGCACCGGCCATTTGTTCGAGTTGCGGATCTCCGGCAAGGGCCTCGCTAATCAAGGGGGCGCCGGGATCTTTGCGCGGGTCACGTTCGTACATGCCGGGCTGATCGGTGAGCAACACCAGAAGGTCGGCCTCGATCAGGTTGGTGACCAATGCACCGAGGGTGTCGTTGTCGCCGAAGCGGATTTCTTCCACCGCCACTGTATCGTTTTCGTTGACCACCGGCACCACACCCAGGGAGAGCAAGGTGCGCAAGGTGCTGCGCGCGTTCAGGTAACGTTGCCGGTCGGCGAGGTCGTCGTGGGTGAGCAGGATCTGCGCGGTGCGGATACCGTGGCGCTGGAAGCAGGTCTCGTAGGTTTGCACCAGCCCCATCTGCCCCACCGCCGCCGCAGCCTGCAATTCGTGCAGCGCGCTGGGGCGGCGCGTCCAGCCCAGGCGCTTAACGCCTTCGGCCACTGCGCCAGAGGAGACCAGCACCAGCTCGATGCCGCTGGCACGCAATGCGGCGATCTGTGCTGCCCAGGCGCCGATCAGGCCTTCGTCCAGACCTCGCCCGTTATTGGTAAGCAGTGAGCTACCGACCTTGACGATCCAACGTCGCGCCTGGGTGATTTGCTGTCTATTGTTCATGCAGTAACACCCTACGAAATAACCGGCCGCACCTTGCTCGCCGCCAGCTTGGCGCGGTTGCGCGCCTCGTCGGTGGTTGCACCATTAGCCAGTGCCACGCCCATGCGGCGGCGTGCGAATGCTTCGGGTTTGCCGAACAGGCGCAGATCGGTCTGCGGCACACGCAGCGCTTCATCGACGCCCTCAAAAGCAATGCCCTGCTCTTCCATGCCACCGTAGATCACCGCGCTGGCGCCGGGAGCGCGCAATGCGGTGGACACCGGCAAACCCAGGATGGCGCGCGCATGCAACTCAAATTCATTTTGTGTCTGGCTTATCATGGTGACCATGCCGGTGTCGTGTGGACGTGGGCTAACCTCGCTGAACCAGACCTGATCCCCCTTCACGAACAGCTCCACGCCAAAGATGCCACGCCCACCAAGATTATCGGTAACCGCTTTGGCGATCTGTTGCGCGCGCTTCAGCGCCGCGCTGCTCATAGCCTGTGGCTGCCAGCTTTCCACGTAATCACCCTTGACCTGCACGTGGCCAATGGGCTCGCAGAAATAAGTCTCGACCGCGCCAGATTCACCCTGCGCCCGCACGGTGAGCAGGGTGATCTCGAAGTCAAAGTCGATCATCTCTTCAACGATGACCCGGCCCCGATGCACGCGCCCACCGCTCATGGCATACTCCCAGGCGGTGGCGACATCCTCAGGTTCATTGACGGTAGACTGCCCCTTGCCCGAGGACGACATCACCGGTTTGACGATGCACGGATAGCCGATGCCACCATCGATAGCGATTTTCAATTCGGTGAGGCTTTCAGCGAAGGCGTAGCGCGAGGTCAGCAGCTCCAGCGTTTCCGCCGCCAGGCGGCGGATACCTTCACGATTCATGGTGAGCTGTGCGGCGCGCGCAGTGGGAATAACCTCCGCCAGACCTTCTTCCTCGATCCGTACCAGCATGTCGGTGGCAATGGCCTCAATTTCAGGCACGATGATGTGCGGGCGTTCCTGCTCCACCAGGGCACGCAACGCCTCTCCGTCAGCCATATTGATGACATGCGCACGATGCGCCACCTGATGCCCCGGCGCATCGGGATAGCGATCCACAGCGATCACTTCCACTCCCAGGCGCTGCAGGGCAATGATAACTTCCTTGCCCAGTTCACCGCTACCGAGCAGCATCACGCGAGTTGCGCCGGGGGATAACGGGGTGCCAATTTTCATGCTTTCGACTCCATCGGAGCTTGAGCCAGCAACGCATCGAGTTCGCCGCGCCGGTTCAGTGCGTTTATATCGTCGAACCCGCCGATATGCTGATCATTGATGAAAATCTGCGGCACGCTGCGCTGCCCTTGAGCGCGATCAAGCATGCGCTCCCTGGCTTCCGCATCGAAACCGACGTTGTATTCGAAATATTCCGCGCCTTTCAGCTTGAGCAACGCCTTGGCGCGCACGCAATAGGGGCATATCAGCGTGGTGTATATTTCAATATGCGCGCGGATTGGATTCTGGGTCGAGTCTTTCATCTTTATATCGAGGGCGTTCGGCTATCTGATGAACAAGCAGGTGTATAATAGCAGCGAATCAGAACACCTGAAAGGAAAACCCTAGTGAAAAAAGACCAGATCTACGTCGGTATAGCCAACGATGAATTCGGCGGTATGACCACCATCGGCGGCGTCATCAAGGACGCTTGGGTTTTCGGCATTATCCCAGAAACAGAAACGTGCGAAGGATGGAATTTGGCGCAGATTCAGATGATCATGGACAAGGTCTGCCAGGAATGGGACCACCACGGCCACCTCGTAAAACATCTACCCGAAGAAATGCGCCAGCGCCACGAACGCATCCATACCGAGGCGATCCGCAAGGCGCGTGATGCAGGCTGGTCGCCGGAATTGATGAACGAATAAAAACGGCTGCCATTCACAAACGAAACTCAGACCCTCAAGGACAGCGAGGGTCTAGGTTTTGGCGACAATCAATGCGCCGCTCTCATTCCCGGCAGCATCAATAACTGTGCCTCAACAAACCGCGCGCGGGCTTCCGGCAGGATGGATTCAATGATCTCTTCTGTCAAACCGGTGATTTTCCATGCCACAGGATCCACGGTTTCCGTCGATTTCTTGCGCGCCCCGTCCGGCTCCACCTGGTTTGCGACCACGCCGGCGATATGAACGATAGCGGTCTCCAGGCCAAATTGCTCCGCCTTGCCTGGCTCATGATGAAACTCCAACACCTCTTGCAGGCTCACCGGCAGGCGCCACAAACGCATCAGCTCGCCACCCACCTGCGCATGATCGAAGCCTATCACCTCACGTTCGGCGAGATAGGCAGGGGTGCCGGAATCACGGGCGCGCACCAACGCAACTTTCATCAACTCCGCTATTTTGGTATACATGATCAAGTACCCAACATCATGTAACAAGCCGGCAACAAACAAGCGCTCACTATGCAGCACGCCGCAATGTGGCCCTAGCATCTTCGCCACCACACCGCAGCAAATACTATGGCGCCAGAAGCTGTCCATATCGACCAGTGTGCTGGGGATACCTGAAAACATCCGCATCGCCGATGTCGCCACAACCAGATCACGCAACTCCCGCGCACCAATTAATGTAACGGCACGCGACACCGTGTCGACACGCGACACGTGGCTGTAAAACGGGCTATTTGCGATCTTCAGCAGACGCGCCGTCAACGCTGCATCCTGGCCGATCACCTTACCAATGTCCGAGGCAGAGTAACGGGGGTTCTCGGCCATTTCGTTGACACGCACACACACCTCAGGAAGGGAGACAAGGCCAGAGATACCTTTAACAAGTTCATGGGGGGTCGTCATGTACATCTCCTTATTTTGAGCGGTTGAGTCCTGGTTAAGCCAAAGTGGGTAATGCTCATATCGTCCTGTTGCTTGCTTTTCTTTAGGCCATTATTTCCGGCGTACTGTTAAAATGATGCTATGCCTAAATCCCAACCTATATTGCGCCTTGCCATCCCCTCACCGCTACACCGCAATTTCGATTATCTGCCTCCACCCGGCTGCGATACTACCCAGCTCCTGCCCGGTGTGCGTCTGCGCGTGCCGTTCGGCAGGACAAAAACAATTGGCATACTGTTGGAGGTGGACTCGCAAAGCACGGTGGAAGGCGCACGGCTCAAGGCGGTGCTGGAGGTGCTGGACGAGCAGCCGGTGTTGCCGCCGGACATCATGCAGCTCGCCAGGTGGGCAAGCGGCTACTACCATCACCCCTTGGGCGAGGTGCTTTCCGCTGCACTGCCTGGACTGCTGCGCACGGGGCATACGCTGCAAATACGGGGCACTCGCTGCTGGCTGCTTACTGAGGCGGGCAAGACTGTTGAAATCAGCGACCTGTCCCGTGCCCCGCGACAAGCGGCCCTGTTGCGTTTACTGCAAACCTCTCCTGACGGGATGATCGCAGAACAGTTGGCGGAGCAAACCGGCGATTGGCGGGGAGCGATGCGCGCGCTCATCGAAAAAGGCTGGGTGGAGAGCAAGGAAAGTCCCTGCCTGACGGTACCGGATCGAAAACCCAACGAATCCCCACCATCATTAAATGTCGCTCAAAACGAGGCTGTCACAGCAGTGTGCGGCTCGCTGCAACGTTATCAGGCATTTCTGCTGGATGGCGTCACTGGCAGCGGCAAAACCGAGGTTTATCTGCGCATCATTGAGCAGGTGCTTGCTCAAGGACTTCAGGCGCTGGTGCTGGTGCCGGAGATTGGACTTACCCCGCAGCTTGTCACGCGTTTCCAGCATCGTTTCAATGTGCCGCTGGCGGTGTTGCATTCAGGGCTATCCGACCGGGAACGGCTGACCGCCTGGCTGATGGCGCGTGACGGACAGGCACCTATCGTCATCGGCACCCGTTCAGCGGTGTTCACGCCACTGGCCCGGCCCGGTGTATTTATTATTGACGAAGAGCACGACCTGTCACTCAAACAGCAGGAGGGTTTTCGTTACTCGGCACGCGATGTGGCGGTGATGCGCGCGCATCAGGCACAGATTCCCATCCTCCTGGGTTCCGCCACCCCCGCGCTGGAAAGCCTGCATAACGTCACCACCGGGCGTTATCACCTGCTCACGCTGCCGGAACGGGCAGGTAGCGCGCTGCACCCCACTATTGAAGTGCTGGACGTGCGCCACCAGCCCATGGAAGACAGCCTGTCCCAGCCCTTGCTCAGCCTGATCAAACGCCACCTTGCCGGCAACAATCAAGTGCTGCTGTTCCTGAACCGGCGCGGCTACGCGCCCACCCTGCTCTGTCACGACTGCGGCTGGGTTGCCGAGTGCCGGCGCTGCGACGCGCGACTGACATTACATCACGGATCGCGCCTGCTGCAATGCCACCACTGCGGCACGCAACGCCACATAGACAAGCACTGCCCGAAGTGCAACAGCGCGGATCTACGCTCATTGGGACACGGCACCGAGCGCATAGAGCAGGCGCTGCAACGCCACTTTTCGAACACCCCCGTGCTGCGCATTGACCGCGACAGCACGCGGCGCAAAGGCGCATTACAGGCCTTGCTGGACAGCGTGCATACAGGCGAAAGTCAAATATTGATCGGCACACAAATGCTCGCCAAGGGCCACCACTTTCCCGATGTCACATTGGTCGGCATTTTGGACGCGGATCAAGGATTGTTCGGTGCCGACTTCCGCGCCAGTGAGCGCATGGCGCAGTTGATTGTTCAGGTGGCCGGGCGCGCGGGACGCGCCGACAAACCGGGGCAGGTGGTAATCCAGACCCACCACCCCGATCATCCCTTGCTGCATTTGCTCATCACCCAGGGCTATCACAGCTTCGCCGCAGCGGCACTGGAAGAACGGCGCGAGACACATCTGCCCCCGTTCAGCAACCTGGTGCTGCTGCGCGCCGAGGCGGGCAACCGTGAGCTCCCTCAGCAATTCCTCAACGAGGCGCGCACCGCTGCTGAAATACAGATGATGGAAGGTATTGAATTAATGGGCCCTGTGCCTGCCCCAATGGAAAAACGCGCGGGCCGTTACCGCGCCCACCTGTTGCTACAGGCCACGCGCCGCAGCGATCTGCACCGCCTGCTCGACGCCTGGATACCCCGCCTTGAAAAATTGCCGCTGGCGCGCAAGGTACGCTGGGCGCTGGATGTGGATCCGATGGAGATGTTTTAGTTATTTCAGCCCTGATCTGGCCTTGATAAATTCCACAACCTGGATCAGAGGAATATTCTGACTCTCTGCGTCACGCCGTCCCTTATATTCAATCACACCTTCGTCCAGCTTGCTCTCGCCAAGCACCAAACGGTGCGGGATGCCAATCAGCTCCATATCCGTGAACATCACGCCCGCGCGCTCCTTGCGATCGTCGTATAACACCTCGACGCCTGCCGCCTGCAATTCACTATAAAGGGTGTCAGCGGCGTCACGGATGCGCTGTGATTTGTGCATATTCATCGGCAACAGTGCGACCTGGAAAGGCGCGATAGCGTCGGGCCAGATGATGCCCTTGTCATCGTTGTTCTGCTCGATGGCGGAAGCGACGATGCGCGACACGCCGATGCCATAGCAACCCATCGTCATCACGATGCTGCGTCCTTGTTCATCCAGACAGGTGGCGTTCAGCGCCTTGCTGTACTTGTCGCCCAGTTGAAAAATGTGGCCTACCTCGATGCCACGGCGGATCGCCAGCCGTCCCTCGCAACGCGGACATTGCTCACCCGCGCGCACTGTGCGCAGGTCGGCCACCGGCGGTAGCGCCAAGTCTTCGCCCCAATTGAGATTGATCCAGTGGTAATCCAGCTCGTTCGCGCCGCTGGAGAAATTGCGGGCCTGGGCGGCCTGCTGATCCACCATCACAGTCAAACCGGCGGGCAGTCCCAGCGGGCCAACAAAACCCACCGGTGCGCCGGTGGCGGAAAATACTTCGGCGACTTCCGCCATACGCAGATTTGTCGCACCGAGAGCACGCGCCGCTTTTATCGTGTTGAGTTCGTCACCTCCACCAATAAAAAACACTACCGGTTTATCATCGGCGATCACCACCACGCTCTTGACGATGCGCTCAAAGGAGATGCCAAGCATCTGCGCCTGTTCGTCGACAGTGCGGATGCCCGGTGTAGAGACTTTCTCCTTCTCACGTGGCGCTTCATGCGCGGGCGCGGGCAGGCGACTGGTGGCCATTTCTACATTCGCGGCGTAGTTACAGCTATCGCAAAATGCGATGGCGTCCTCGCCCGAATCGGCCAGCACATGGAATTCATGCGAGTAGCGCCCGCCGATACTGCCGGTGTCTGCCTCCACGGGACGGAATTCCAATCCGAGACGCGTGAAGATGCGCGTATAGGTTTGATGCATCAGATCATAGGTCTCTTGCAGCGAAGTCTGATCGAGATGGAAGGAATAGGCATCCTTCATGATGAACTCGCGGGCACGCATCACGCCGAAACGCGGGCGGGTCTCATCGCGGAACTTGGTCTGAATCTGATAAAAGTTGGAGGGCAGCTGCTTGTAGCTGCGGATCTCGCGGCGGATCAGATCGGTGATGACCTCTTCGTGCGTCGGGCCAAAACAAAATTCACGACCGTGGCGATCCTTGAGACGCAGCAGCTCCGGCCCATACTGCTCCCAACGTCCGGACTCCTGCCACAGCTCGGCGGGTTGCACGGCGGGCATCAACACCTCCAGCGCCCCGGCGCGGTCCATCTCCTCGCGCACGATGGCCTCTACCTTACGTAATACGCGCAGCCCCAAAGGCAGCCATGTATAAAGGCCGGCAGCAAGCTTGCGGATCATCCCGGCGCGCAGCATCAGTTGGTGGCTAATCACCTCAGCATCGGACGGGGTTTCTTTGACGGTAGATAATAAAAATCGTGATACGCGCATGGTGTGTCTTTCTTAAGTGAAGTCATGGAATTCTACTGGTGTATATGCACCACGTACAGCCCTGTACAAGCTGACGTAACCTTATGAAAGCGACAGGTCACGCACTCTTCCTGTGCTTATGATGGGAAAAGTGTAGGAGTCTCTCCGGCAGGCCGCCAGTACCGTAGGCTGGGATGACAATCCCAGCTTTTACCATACAATCAATAAGCCTCACTCTTGTTCGCATGTGTTCAGACTCCCCCGCAACACCTGTCGTAATTTTCCGTGCAAAAACAAACTCCGCCTTTGCTGTGGACGCGGCTCACTTCCTACGCCATCCCTGGATTTGCTTGCGGATCAGCGGTAATGCCGCTTGCGCCGCCCTCTCTCCTTCCAGAATAGCAAGATGCTTGCTTTCGAAATCGGTGGCGCCAATCATGCCCGTGTTGGGGCGAATCACTATGTCGGCGCCGGCTAATTCATAGCTGCTTATCGATTGCCCCATGATGGTGAAGGTCTGCAACAGGACGTCCAGCGTGTCTTCGATCTTGGCGGCGCCTGGTTTTTTGGAGATGTCTACCGCGATCACTATATCAGCGCCGAGGCTCCGCGCCGCGTTGACGGGAACGGGGCTGACCAACCCACCGTCCACATATTCGTGCCCGGCAATCGAGACCGGTTGAAACACGCCTGGTACGCTGCTGGAGGCGCGCACTGCCATGCCGGTATTGCCGCGCCGAAACGCGACCATTTCCCCGCTTTGCAAGTCGGTAGCCACGGCGGCATAGGGTTTAGCCAGGTACTCGATACCCCGGTTCTGCAACGCCTTGTTTATAAACGTCTGTAATTGCTCACCCTTGATGAAGCCACGGGACGGCAGCATATAGTCGCTCACGCTGGATTCTTCCAGCTGGAATGCGATTTTCTGTAGATCAAAGCCGGTATACCCACC harbors:
- a CDS encoding patatin-like phospholipase family protein; this translates as MIWLVAACAAPPVVKEVPRVPPPVAVKPPPPPKIALVLGGGAARGFAHIGVIKVLEAQGIVPDMVVGTSAGSVVGALYAGGYTGFDLQKIAFQLEESSVSDYMLPSRGFIKGEQLQTFINKALQNRGIEYLAKPYAAVATDLQSGEMVAFRRGNTGMAVRASSSVPGVFQPVSIAGHEYVDGGLVSPVPVNAARSLGADIVIAVDISKKPGAAKIEDTLDVLLQTFTIMGQSISSYELAGADIVIRPNTGMIGATDFESKHLAILEGERAAQAALPLIRKQIQGWRRK